aaaaaccgcGACAATATGAATAACCTCTGCCATCGACCGGCACAAACATACACAACACAGTTTcgtatttaattagtttttatttttgtgttattgtattatctgttacataaaatatgtagattacGTACGTAGGTTCGGTAGtgctaacttatattatattgatttaaggCGCAAATcgccacattattatattgttttacggCGTGAATCGccacgaatattattatagtataatatagtatatacctaccatgATCACATGAGCCTATCATTTATGAACTTAAgtcaatgataaaaatatggcATATGgcataatatgattttgataaatattaaatagtaaatattcctaatataataacacaatgaACTTGGTTTTATTTACAGTCTAGGTAGAAAAATgtctagataatattaaaatgtatagtataatatcgtataatgattataatcgtacaatttatttatacctttaGCTTCACAAAAATCTGacgaacaatataaattattttcaaactcattttacaataaaaaaaaaaaaatattagaattcaGTTGTGCTAGTGTGCCAGCTGTGGATCATCCATTTTATTTGTCTGTGGACTGTTTGTTGTAATAAGTACaataagtacaataaaatactaaatttcattttcacatttatatataaaggtataaaTTCCTAAGAGGTATTCAGTTTCGCATGTACACGGATTTGATATATCTGtttcgattattattgttatttgttattcactattttaatttatcaagtatacatattattacatattatttatatgaataaaatatagtaaaataataatgcgaGGAGTTTCTTTAGTTGAatcatttaaataggtattcagTTTTTCAATTCTAGATTTATACTCCGCCCAAtcgaaattattcaattattactaTCAAACAAACTGTCACTTTTTTGGGAAATCGTCATCTCTGCCTCTTCTTTCATTACATAGCTGGCCTCTCCCTCTcctgtcaataaattatattggtcCGCCGCCATATCAGTTTCACCGCCTTCTAACTCCTCGGTCTGTTCATCCATGGTCACCACCGATTTAACCGGCTCACAAGTAGACATTTTCAGTTCCACGCCTGCTGTCGCATATAGTTCGTTATCCTTTTTGATAATGTCCTCATACTGGAAATCTTCGGACCGCTTAAAGTTAGCCACCAGGTAGGCAGTATTCGGATTTCCCAAGTAACTAGCTGCGTGTCTATATGGGTCCTTAGGTGACttctttaaaatgtcattgatcAAGAGCAACGCTATCGCTTCTACCTGCCCGTAAGAACGAATACCTACTCGTCAAACaacataggaaaaaaaaaagcgACGTAGGTATGAATGaaaatatagctataatattttcagtcgTGCAGTACCGTATGGAGTATATCATGTACACCTACACTTGTATTCTAAATGTAAATCACAAATtcgtatttacaataattaataacacaaaaattgaatgtatacgACCATTGTTCATATACCACTATGTtggaaaaataaacaatcaccaatcaatgtatgtattattaaatataaattcaggtCGTATTAGTACTTATTGGTATACTAAAAATGATATGATCGATTCTCACttctttatgattatttaaataaataaaattttcacgACATAAATGTATTCTCAGATCGTTAAGTATGCTTTGTTGACGATCGCTTATCACATCATCACGATGAGGGTCCATAGCTGTGGGCGCTGCATCTCCTCTGAAGTCAAATTCGACCGACAAACTATCATGGTCGGAATTTTCAAAATCCATTTTTTggtactctaaaacaaattagaaaaaactaaaatgattatttcaataattagtgtattaagaaaatacatattgtatttacGTAACTATAGGTACAATCTATTAAACAATCATTGCTGTGATAACAACACATGTTGTACCTACATCtgaatacttaattaattaataacgataaaaagaaaatttagtattaattatttgttcagatattaaattgtactttatttaGTAATGtgcataattgaataatttcaataatcgAATGATTAGTGACCGAGACGTTTTCATAATCAAGTGAATCTCTCGAAAAATctctctaaatttttttttttttaattttaataatttattaccaaaaCAATGAACTGACATACAGTGTAAcaatgtaacaataaattattaattaatctacCTCATTAAGCAATGTTTGTGGCGAGGTAGATGAGTTGatagtgtacaatataatattttaaaacaaataaaaataaaaatgaaaagattAAATAAACAAGACTTAAACAAACTACATTTTTGATAaccaacaatattaaatacttaaattctaGAAAATATACACTAAAGTtcaagtaataagtaattaacaGTAGCctttttattagttatagaattattcttatttacattaatataaataaatttttttaggtaCAGCGGCAATGAATTAAAACTAGTTGAACCTAAATATTCCACAGACTTTTTCCCAAAACTCTTATTAGAGTAGTTTACTTGCATATCATATGACCTATTTTACCTTCtgttatttttttggaaaccaaAGTTATCAATTTGAAACATAATAGAACTGCTTGTATAGATATCTGACCGGtaaattaaaatcgtatattcattaattgataaaaataatcgactaaaatattttttctaatcgATAGAATCGAAAAAATTACTCGAAATATTCATAAatgaatatactattatagtaaataaataagccaattttgtttttttttcatttttcggtataatattaataattacattttaatttagaaatgataataaattaataaccatattattgtaaagtaaTTTATCTTCACGCATTAATATAACACATGATTATTGGTTCACGAATCGCTACTCACAGGTAGTCGGCCTCGTAGTTACGAAATATTCCATATAAGGAACATTTCGGCAAACCAATTAAACACACAATTATTGCAATCTAATCAACCTGAGCGGGCCAACATAATCATCATTGCGAGGCCATGAGAGCAACAGTCGACCGCGATACAGAAGCGCCTTCACGTCACCAGC
This genomic window from Metopolophium dirhodum isolate CAU chromosome 1, ASM1992520v1, whole genome shotgun sequence contains:
- the LOC132933986 gene encoding uncharacterized protein LOC132933986; amino-acid sequence: MDFENSDHDSLSVEFDFRGDAAPTAMDPHRDDVISDRQQSILNDLRIHLCRENFIYLNNHKEVEAIALLLINDILKKSPKDPYRHAASYLGNPNTAYLVANFKRSEDFQYEDIIKKDNELYATAGVELKMSTCEPVKSVVTMDEQTEELEGGETDMAADQYNLLTGEGEASYVMKEEAEMTISQKSDSLFDSNN